A region of Rhodoferax potami DNA encodes the following proteins:
- a CDS encoding ABC transporter permease has translation MTHDKRTPGFWLLAAFFVAYVLFLYGPMLVIVVLSFQGPEGGLTFPMRGLSLHWFHKLAEGLGVVDIGAALYRSLGLGLVVMGLTIVFSVLAGLAFRKKLRFANVLFFTVVASLIMPSIIVSLGIGLEFRLLDGGIKKILETFGMESTLENYGTALGIYTSALGAHLTWTLPFGLLIMFAIFNRFNPAYEEAARDLGATPWQTFRHVVLPLIAPSVVGIGMFGFTLSWDEIARTSQAIGDVNTLPLELQGLTTTVTTPSIYALGTVTMVVSFLVMGLAVGLSTLLAKRQQAKRDT, from the coding sequence ATGACCCACGACAAGCGCACACCCGGCTTCTGGCTATTGGCGGCTTTCTTTGTGGCCTATGTCTTGTTTTTGTACGGGCCGATGCTGGTCATCGTGGTCTTGAGTTTTCAAGGCCCGGAGGGCGGGCTGACCTTTCCGATGCGCGGGCTGTCATTGCACTGGTTCCACAAACTGGCGGAAGGTTTGGGGGTTGTCGATATCGGCGCCGCCCTCTACCGCTCTCTGGGCTTGGGGCTGGTGGTGATGGGGTTAACCATCGTGTTCTCGGTGCTGGCAGGCTTGGCCTTCCGCAAAAAGCTGCGGTTTGCCAACGTGTTGTTTTTCACGGTGGTGGCCAGCTTGATCATGCCGTCCATCATTGTGTCGCTGGGCATCGGGCTGGAGTTCCGCCTGCTGGATGGTGGCATCAAAAAGATCCTGGAAACCTTCGGCATGGAAAGTACGCTGGAAAACTATGGCACCGCCTTGGGCATCTACACCTCGGCACTGGGCGCGCACCTGACCTGGACGCTGCCTTTCGGCCTGCTCATCATGTTCGCCATCTTCAACCGGTTCAATCCGGCCTATGAAGAAGCGGCGCGGGACTTAGGGGCCACCCCGTGGCAGACCTTTCGCCATGTGGTGCTGCCGCTGATTGCGCCTTCGGTGGTGGGCATCGGCATGTTCGGCTTCACCCTGAGCTGGGACGAAATTGCCCGCACATCGCAAGCTATTGGCGATGTGAATACCCTGCCCCTAGAGCTGCAGGGGCTGACTACGACAGTAACCACACCCTCGATCTACGCACTGGGCACGGTGACCATGGTGGTATCGTTTCTTGTGATGGGACTGGCCGTGGGGCTGTCCACCCTGTTGGCCAAGCGCCAACAAGCAAAGCGGGACACATGA
- a CDS encoding recombination-associated protein RdgC, with translation MFKNVIVYRLASPWSVTQADLEDALQPDRFVECGASQEKSVGWVEPRGQAHGPLVEVVGGQWVLKLMMEVKSVPGSVVKRKVEEQVAQIEVSTGRKPGKKEVRELRDEARLTLLPMAFTKQGSVGVWIDPKDGLLVLDAGSQSKADEVMTALIKAIPGFAVQLVNTQVSPAAAMAVWLSTRESPSDFSVDRECELKASDESKAVVRYTRHPLDTEEVSQHIALGKMPTRLAMTWNDRVSFVLTEALQLKKVTFLDTVFEDSPKAAGDRKEDNFDADVVISTGELSQLIPDLMEALGGEVPLGSMPGMPVAP, from the coding sequence GTGTTTAAAAACGTGATCGTGTACCGCTTGGCGTCGCCCTGGTCTGTCACCCAGGCTGATTTAGAAGACGCTTTGCAACCGGACCGCTTTGTCGAGTGCGGTGCCAGTCAAGAAAAGTCCGTAGGCTGGGTGGAGCCACGTGGACAAGCCCATGGCCCGCTGGTGGAAGTGGTCGGCGGCCAATGGGTACTCAAACTCATGATGGAAGTGAAGTCGGTCCCCGGCTCGGTAGTCAAGCGCAAGGTAGAAGAACAAGTCGCACAGATCGAGGTAAGCACAGGCCGCAAGCCCGGCAAAAAAGAGGTGCGTGAACTGCGGGATGAAGCCCGTTTGACCTTGCTCCCTATGGCATTTACTAAGCAGGGCAGCGTGGGTGTCTGGATTGATCCCAAAGACGGCTTGCTCGTTTTGGATGCAGGCAGCCAGAGCAAGGCGGATGAGGTCATGACTGCGCTGATCAAGGCGATTCCCGGCTTCGCGGTGCAATTGGTGAACACCCAGGTTTCACCCGCCGCTGCGATGGCGGTGTGGTTGTCGACCCGCGAGTCTCCCTCTGACTTTTCGGTAGACCGCGAATGTGAACTCAAAGCGTCTGATGAATCCAAGGCCGTGGTCCGCTACACCCGCCACCCATTGGATACCGAAGAGGTGAGCCAACACATCGCACTCGGAAAGATGCCGACCCGCTTGGCCATGACATGGAACGATCGGGTCTCTTTCGTGTTGACCGAGGCACTGCAGTTAAAGAAAGTGACCTTTCTGGATACAGTGTTTGAAGACTCGCCCAAAGCCGCGGGTGATCGCAAAGAAGACAACTTTGATGCTGACGTTGTGATTTCTACCGGAGAGCTATCGCAGCTGATTCCGGATTTGATGGAAGCACTGGGCGGCGAAGTCCCCTTGGGCTCCATGCCCGGCATGCCCGTTGCTCCATAA
- a CDS encoding aspartate/glutamate racemase family protein codes for MRRLLVINPNTTESVSTLLQHHVQRIAGPHIQVDTVTARFGAPYIACEASYAVAGHALLDAWAADQCAMPQALPDAVLIGCFGDPGLWALREGSAAPVTGLAEASFFQARRHGGFAVVTGGTKWRPMLERLAWGLGVAEHVVAIHTVAPSGVELANNPESAITLLAHACQEAAKDTSVKTVVLGGAGLAGMAAQVQPYVSLPVIDSVIAGTEYALFMPTPSASGNRFAVQWRHVSAELSALGQT; via the coding sequence ATGCGACGTTTGCTGGTTATCAACCCGAACACAACAGAGTCCGTCAGCACACTGCTGCAGCACCATGTGCAAAGGATTGCCGGCCCGCACATTCAGGTCGATACCGTGACGGCCCGCTTTGGTGCGCCCTATATCGCTTGCGAGGCCAGCTATGCGGTCGCCGGCCACGCTTTGCTGGACGCATGGGCCGCAGACCAGTGTGCAATGCCGCAGGCCTTGCCGGATGCGGTGCTGATCGGTTGCTTTGGCGACCCGGGGCTCTGGGCTTTGCGCGAAGGCAGTGCTGCGCCGGTGACGGGGCTGGCAGAGGCTTCATTTTTTCAAGCGCGTCGCCACGGCGGCTTTGCAGTCGTCACGGGGGGGACCAAATGGCGACCCATGTTGGAGCGCTTGGCATGGGGCTTGGGTGTTGCAGAACACGTGGTCGCTATCCACACGGTAGCGCCCAGTGGTGTGGAGCTGGCCAACAACCCGGAGTCTGCAATTACGCTGCTGGCACACGCCTGCCAAGAGGCTGCCAAAGACACCTCGGTAAAAACGGTCGTGTTGGGCGGCGCGGGTCTGGCGGGCATGGCTGCGCAAGTGCAGCCCTACGTGTCGCTGCCCGTCATCGACAGTGTGATAGCGGGTACCGAATACGCACTCTTCATGCCAACGCCCTCAGCCAGTGGCAACCGGTTCGCAGTGCAATGGCGCCATGTATCCGCAGAGTTAAGCGCCCTCGGCCAGACGTAA
- a CDS encoding DUF2189 domain-containing protein, with protein sequence MAPTPISRITIRQVGFFQPLAWLAMGWRDLHRAGIVSLTHGLVLTFIGAAIVAFARHQFWLLAGALSGFLVVAPVLATSLYALSRALERDEPADWGVISQTWLNWQDQRLNRWGEDYWRMLRFGILLAGAATTWVLTSAALITLFAPSPVHSPIDFVHFVILAKNGWLFEVWLALGAVLAAPMFASTVVAMPLLLDQQVTLKTAILTSWRVVLENPAVMAWWAALIMGFTLLGLASLLLGLILVIPMLGHASWHAYRDLVRIEPLSDEAP encoded by the coding sequence ATGGCCCCAACCCCCATTTCTCGCATCACCATTCGCCAAGTGGGTTTCTTTCAACCCTTGGCCTGGCTTGCTATGGGATGGCGGGACCTGCACAGGGCGGGAATTGTCAGCCTGACCCATGGACTGGTACTGACGTTTATCGGAGCCGCGATTGTGGCCTTTGCCCGCCACCAATTTTGGCTTCTGGCAGGGGCACTGAGTGGGTTTCTCGTTGTTGCACCGGTTCTCGCCACCAGCTTGTACGCACTGAGTCGCGCCCTCGAGCGGGATGAGCCCGCAGATTGGGGCGTGATTTCGCAAACTTGGCTGAATTGGCAAGACCAACGGCTGAACCGTTGGGGCGAAGACTACTGGCGCATGCTGCGCTTCGGCATCTTGCTGGCCGGTGCCGCCACTACCTGGGTATTGACGTCGGCCGCACTCATTACCTTGTTTGCACCTTCGCCTGTTCACTCGCCGATCGACTTTGTTCACTTTGTCATCTTGGCCAAAAATGGCTGGCTTTTTGAAGTCTGGCTAGCCTTGGGCGCGGTGCTGGCTGCCCCGATGTTTGCATCGACAGTGGTCGCAATGCCTTTGCTGCTGGACCAACAAGTCACACTCAAAACCGCCATATTGACCAGTTGGCGGGTCGTCCTGGAAAACCCGGCAGTCATGGCGTGGTGGGCCGCCCTGATCATGGGCTTCACCTTGCTGGGATTGGCCTCCTTGCTGCTCGGCTTGATTCTGGTGATCCCCATGTTGGGCCATGCCAGTTGGCATGCCTACCGGGATTTGGTGCGGATCGAGCCCTTGTCTGACGAGGCGCCTTGA
- a CDS encoding dienelactone hydrolase family protein, producing the protein MSRKTAQDFDQELLILFDAYVHGIVDRRGFLEKAQKFAVGGLTAAGLLAALSPNFAAAQQVPKDDKRLLTSMVELPSAAGYGTVKGYLVRPAGVTGKLPVVLVVHENRGLNPHIEDVARRVALEGYLVLAPDALAPLGGYPGDEDKARNLFATLDQKKTAEDFVAAAQWLQAHPDSTGKLGTVGFCYGGGVAHALSVRLPGLSAAVPFYGNHPAAEDAVKVKAPLLIHFAGVDERINAAWPAYEAALKAAGARYTAHQYAGTQHGFNNDTTPRFDATAAKLAWERTLAFFSQTLKS; encoded by the coding sequence ATGTCACGCAAAACTGCCCAAGACTTTGACCAGGAACTGCTCATTCTGTTTGATGCCTATGTGCATGGCATCGTGGACCGGCGGGGCTTTCTGGAAAAAGCGCAGAAATTTGCGGTAGGTGGTTTGACGGCAGCAGGCTTGTTAGCGGCGCTCAGCCCCAACTTTGCAGCGGCACAGCAGGTACCGAAAGATGACAAACGCCTGCTGACCAGCATGGTGGAGCTGCCATCGGCCGCCGGTTACGGCACGGTCAAGGGATATCTGGTGCGGCCTGCAGGCGTGACCGGCAAATTGCCAGTTGTATTGGTGGTGCACGAAAACCGGGGCTTGAACCCGCACATCGAAGACGTTGCACGCCGCGTCGCTCTAGAAGGGTATTTGGTACTGGCGCCTGATGCTCTGGCACCGCTTGGTGGCTACCCCGGTGATGAAGACAAAGCCCGCAACCTGTTTGCGACCTTGGACCAAAAGAAAACAGCCGAAGATTTTGTGGCCGCTGCCCAGTGGCTGCAAGCCCATCCCGACTCCACAGGCAAGCTCGGCACCGTGGGTTTTTGTTACGGCGGCGGTGTGGCACACGCGCTGTCTGTGCGCTTGCCTGGCCTGTCAGCGGCCGTGCCGTTTTATGGCAACCACCCGGCGGCAGAGGATGCGGTCAAAGTCAAAGCGCCTTTGTTGATTCACTTTGCCGGGGTAGACGAGCGCATCAATGCCGCTTGGCCCGCGTATGAAGCCGCCCTGAAGGCAGCTGGCGCACGTTACACCGCGCACCAATACGCCGGAACCCAACACGGCTTTAACAACGACACCACGCCCCGCTTTGACGCGACTGCTGCAAAGCTGGCGTGGGAACGCACCTTGGCATTCTTCAGCCAGACTTTGAAAAGCTAA
- a CDS encoding ABC transporter substrate-binding protein, translated as MADDLKDTLTNAAPVQRRSLLKGTAGILAAGMFPAVHSAEPIVLRYLGTAVNQDKAIGEKFEKDTGIKIQYVAVTTDDVTKRAVTAPNSFDLIDTEYFSLKNIVPTGNLKGIDTKRIKNADKITTLFTTGMVAGKAVGDQGTAPKKTIFLEGEKSKVFAKSPTQFMSIIPTVYNADTLGIRPDLIKRPITSWAELLNPEFKGKAAILNIPSIGIMDAAMVVEAMGIYKYPDKGNMTKKEIDLTIKTLIEAKKQGQFRSLWKDFNESVNLMASGEVVIQSMWSPAVTAVRTKGIACTFQPLKEGYRAWASGFGIPSTLSGRKLDGAYEFINWFLDGWAGAYLNRQGYYSAVLETAKAKMEAYEWAYWMEGKPAAQDIKSPTGDVLAKKGEVRDGGSYEQRMGGIACWNAVMDENAYMVKKWNEFVAA; from the coding sequence ATGGCTGACGATCTGAAAGACACCCTCACTAACGCCGCCCCCGTGCAGCGCCGCAGCTTGCTCAAAGGCACCGCCGGTATTCTGGCTGCCGGCATGTTCCCCGCAGTGCACTCTGCAGAACCCATCGTGCTGCGCTATCTGGGCACTGCGGTGAACCAAGACAAGGCCATCGGCGAAAAGTTTGAAAAAGACACCGGCATCAAGATCCAGTACGTGGCCGTCACCACCGACGACGTGACCAAGCGCGCCGTCACTGCGCCCAACAGCTTCGACCTGATCGACACCGAGTACTTCTCCTTGAAGAACATCGTGCCCACCGGCAACCTGAAGGGCATTGACACCAAGCGCATCAAAAACGCAGACAAGATCACCACCCTGTTCACGACCGGCATGGTGGCAGGCAAGGCCGTGGGCGACCAAGGCACAGCCCCCAAGAAGACCATCTTCCTGGAAGGCGAAAAGAGCAAAGTGTTTGCCAAGAGCCCGACTCAGTTCATGTCCATCATCCCCACCGTGTACAACGCCGACACGCTGGGTATCCGCCCTGACCTGATCAAGCGTCCCATCACTTCCTGGGCCGAACTGCTGAACCCCGAATTCAAGGGCAAGGCCGCGATTCTGAACATCCCCTCCATCGGCATCATGGACGCCGCCATGGTGGTCGAGGCCATGGGCATCTACAAGTACCCCGACAAGGGCAACATGACCAAGAAGGAAATTGATCTCACCATCAAGACCCTGATTGAAGCCAAAAAGCAAGGCCAGTTCCGCAGCCTGTGGAAAGACTTCAACGAGTCCGTCAACCTGATGGCTTCCGGCGAAGTGGTGATCCAGTCCATGTGGAGCCCTGCGGTTACCGCAGTGCGCACCAAGGGCATCGCCTGCACCTTCCAGCCCCTGAAAGAGGGCTATCGCGCATGGGCCTCCGGCTTCGGCATTCCATCCACCCTGTCCGGCCGCAAGCTCGATGGTGCCTACGAGTTCATCAACTGGTTCCTGGATGGCTGGGCCGGTGCTTACCTCAACCGCCAAGGCTACTACAGCGCCGTGCTGGAAACCGCCAAGGCCAAGATGGAAGCCTACGAGTGGGCCTACTGGATGGAAGGCAAACCTGCTGCCCAAGACATCAAGAGCCCGACCGGCGATGTGCTGGCCAAGAAGGGCGAAGTCCGCGACGGCGGCAGCTACGAGCAGCGCATGGGCGGCATCGCCTGCTGGAACGCCGTGATGGACGAGAACGCCTACATGGTCAAGAAATGGAATGAATTTGTAGCGGCCTAG
- a CDS encoding ABC transporter ATP-binding protein → MNATAPAAIEVIGLTKRYAQGKPAVDSINLRIASGSYCCLLGPSGCGKSTTLRMIAGHESASDGDILLENRNITDLPAAERGTAMMFQSFALFPHLSALDNVAFSLKMKGVGKTERHAKAKDLLERVAMGHLAERKPAELSGGQQQRVALARALITQPRVLLLDEPLSALDPFLRIQMRAELRRWQKELGLTFIHVTHSQEEAMALADTMVVMNHGVIEQVGSPHEVYNRPASEFVARFMGGHNVIETHEGKVGVRTDHLQVLPAEQAVPDAPHTKMALITDVEYQGTYVLLGLQNPGTSVTASTTAEISVMLSESTFATRPYAVGETVQLRWAPEAAHPLAR, encoded by the coding sequence ATGAACGCTACCGCACCTGCCGCCATCGAAGTCATCGGGCTCACCAAGCGCTATGCGCAGGGCAAGCCTGCTGTGGACAGCATCAATTTGCGCATTGCCAGCGGCAGCTACTGCTGCCTGCTCGGGCCCTCGGGCTGCGGCAAGAGCACCACGCTGCGCATGATTGCGGGGCACGAGTCAGCGTCTGACGGCGACATCCTGCTGGAAAACCGCAACATCACCGACCTGCCCGCCGCCGAGCGCGGCACGGCCATGATGTTCCAGAGCTTTGCGCTCTTCCCCCACCTGAGCGCCCTGGACAACGTAGCCTTCAGTCTCAAGATGAAAGGCGTGGGCAAAACTGAGCGCCACGCCAAGGCCAAAGACTTGCTGGAGCGTGTAGCCATGGGCCACTTGGCCGAGCGCAAGCCCGCCGAACTATCGGGTGGACAACAACAGCGTGTGGCCCTGGCCCGGGCCCTGATTACCCAGCCCCGCGTGCTGCTGCTGGACGAGCCGCTCTCTGCCCTCGACCCCTTCTTGCGCATTCAGATGCGCGCCGAGCTGCGCCGCTGGCAAAAAGAGCTGGGACTGACCTTCATCCACGTCACCCACAGCCAGGAAGAAGCCATGGCCCTGGCCGACACCATGGTGGTGATGAACCACGGCGTCATCGAACAAGTGGGCAGCCCGCACGAGGTCTACAACCGGCCCGCCAGTGAATTTGTAGCCCGCTTCATGGGTGGCCACAACGTCATCGAAACCCACGAGGGCAAGGTCGGTGTGCGCACCGACCACCTGCAAGTGCTGCCGGCCGAACAGGCCGTGCCTGACGCCCCCCACACCAAGATGGCACTGATCACCGACGTGGAATACCAGGGCACCTACGTGCTGCTGGGCCTGCAGAACCCCGGCACCTCAGTCACCGCATCCACCACCGCCGAGATCTCGGTGATGTTGTCCGAATCCACCTTTGCCACGCGGCCCTATGCCGTGGGTGAGACCGTGCAGCTGCGCTGGGCGCCTGAAGCTGCGCACCCGCTTGCACGCTGA
- a CDS encoding glycine zipper domain-containing protein: MSTLRRALTHSRWMAAPLMAAALCAAPLSHANEWTPILGGGAGAAAGAVLGQSVGGKNGAVIGGAIGGATGAAVTSPGRNQSSAMIGGAIGGAAGAAVGQSVGGSSGAVVGAGIGGAAGTGIARGMNDHSRADRYAHGGPRHPGYQTGYRDDHHGYRKGFGHHKPHHGHRGKGRGHDRFRD, encoded by the coding sequence TTGTCTACCCTCCGTCGTGCCTTGACACATTCCCGTTGGATGGCGGCACCCCTGATGGCTGCTGCTTTATGCGCCGCACCACTATCGCACGCCAATGAGTGGACGCCCATTCTGGGTGGTGGTGCCGGTGCAGCGGCTGGCGCTGTGCTGGGGCAAAGCGTCGGTGGCAAAAACGGCGCAGTGATTGGTGGTGCTATCGGCGGCGCAACAGGTGCGGCCGTGACCTCGCCCGGGCGCAACCAGAGCAGCGCCATGATTGGCGGTGCGATAGGTGGTGCTGCCGGTGCAGCGGTGGGCCAATCGGTCGGCGGCAGTTCAGGCGCCGTGGTGGGGGCCGGTATTGGCGGCGCTGCGGGCACGGGTATCGCACGCGGCATGAATGATCATTCACGAGCAGACCGTTATGCACACGGTGGCCCTCGCCACCCGGGTTACCAAACCGGCTATCGTGATGATCACCATGGCTACCGCAAAGGCTTTGGCCATCACAAGCCGCACCATGGCCACCGCGGCAAAGGCCGCGGCCATGACCGGTTCCGCGACTAA
- a CDS encoding ABC transporter permease — MSAPSTSSLPAASAPGRTLAAWWQALPLTAVFALFFLIPLALVLMVSFWDYNQYEMLPGFTFKNYVSVFEGCLSRNEYGDLCVTVKTYLSTFKFSLLVWALTLVIGFAVSYFLAFHVKSSGTQVVLFVLCTIPFWTSNVIRMIAWVPLLGRNGLVNDGLVSAGLVDQPVEWLLFSDFSVVLAFVHLFTTFMIVPIFNSMMRIDRSLIEAANDSGASAWQTLWNVIVPLCRTGIIIGSIFVITIVMGDFVTIGVMGGQQIASVGKIIQVQTSYLQFPLAAANAVVLLAIVLMIIWALTRMVDIRKEL, encoded by the coding sequence ATGAGCGCACCTTCAACATCTTCACTTCCGGCGGCATCTGCTCCGGGCCGCACGCTTGCGGCCTGGTGGCAGGCTTTGCCGCTCACCGCGGTGTTTGCGCTCTTCTTTTTGATTCCATTGGCATTGGTGCTGATGGTGAGTTTCTGGGACTACAACCAGTACGAAATGCTTCCGGGCTTTACCTTCAAAAACTACGTGTCAGTGTTTGAAGGCTGCCTCTCTCGCAACGAGTACGGCGACTTGTGTGTGACAGTCAAAACTTATCTCTCCACCTTCAAATTCAGCCTGTTGGTCTGGGCGCTGACGCTAGTGATCGGGTTTGCGGTGTCTTACTTTCTGGCTTTCCACGTGAAGTCCAGCGGCACCCAAGTGGTGTTGTTTGTGTTGTGCACCATCCCGTTCTGGACGTCCAACGTGATCCGCATGATTGCTTGGGTGCCACTCCTAGGGCGCAATGGGCTAGTGAATGACGGGCTGGTTTCCGCAGGGTTGGTGGATCAGCCGGTGGAGTGGCTGTTGTTCTCTGACTTTTCGGTGGTGCTGGCCTTTGTGCACCTGTTTACCACTTTCATGATCGTGCCTATTTTCAACAGCATGATGCGCATCGACCGCAGCCTGATTGAAGCCGCCAACGACAGCGGCGCGAGTGCCTGGCAGACCTTGTGGAATGTGATCGTGCCGCTGTGCCGCACCGGCATCATCATCGGCTCCATCTTTGTCATCACCATCGTGATGGGCGACTTTGTGACCATCGGCGTCATGGGTGGCCAACAAATCGCCTCGGTGGGCAAGATCATCCAGGTGCAAACCTCTTACCTGCAATTCCCGCTGGCAGCGGCCAATGCGGTGGTGCTGCTCGCCATTGTCTTGATGATCATTTGGGCCCTGACCCGGATGGTCGATATCCGCAAGGAGCTGTGA
- a CDS encoding Spy/CpxP family protein refolding chaperone, which yields MKPAFKTLVVAGLLATAGFSVMAQKHGNPDEAMGGRPGMHRMDPAKMEEMHAKRSAELKDKLKITAAQEANWTTFSNAMKPAARADKPKMDRAELAKLSTPERLDKMKAMRTEMTSEHNSRMEQRDQAVKTFYSTLTPEQKKIFDTESSKHKGGHGGKSKH from the coding sequence ATGAAACCCGCATTCAAAACTTTGGTAGTTGCAGGCTTGTTGGCAACGGCTGGCTTTTCAGTGATGGCACAAAAGCACGGAAATCCTGATGAAGCCATGGGCGGTCGCCCGGGCATGCACCGGATGGATCCCGCAAAAATGGAAGAAATGCACGCCAAGCGCAGCGCTGAACTGAAAGACAAACTCAAGATCACTGCCGCCCAAGAGGCCAACTGGACCACGTTCTCCAATGCCATGAAACCTGCCGCGCGCGCGGACAAACCCAAAATGGACCGCGCTGAATTGGCCAAGTTATCGACCCCCGAACGCTTGGACAAGATGAAAGCCATGCGCACAGAGATGACCAGTGAACACAATAGCCGCATGGAACAACGCGACCAAGCCGTAAAGACCTTTTACTCCACCCTGACACCTGAGCAAAAGAAGATTTTTGACACTGAATCATCCAAGCACAAGGGCGGACACGGCGGGAAGTCCAAGCACTGA
- a CDS encoding GntR family transcriptional regulator, whose translation MSEFVALTENEIYERMVATILDHRLPPGTKLIEEKLASAFGVSRTRIRPVLVRLANEQIVTLTPNRGAMVAQPTEKEAREVFEVRRMIEPTLIECFIASATADDITTLTQCINDEEAARAIGDMRRAIRLSGDFHLHIANASDHQTLGRILRELVSRTSLILMTYSDNHVQSKAEATSCGCQEHRALLDAIRLRDPREGARLMREHLALLEQQLQFKETVEDAPDLLSLFGGTGATGT comes from the coding sequence ATGAGCGAATTTGTTGCACTGACAGAGAACGAAATCTACGAGCGCATGGTGGCCACCATCCTGGACCACCGCCTGCCGCCCGGGACCAAGCTCATTGAAGAAAAGTTGGCGAGTGCATTCGGTGTCTCGCGCACCCGCATCCGCCCGGTGCTGGTGCGCTTGGCCAACGAACAGATCGTGACCCTCACCCCCAACCGTGGCGCCATGGTGGCGCAACCTACCGAAAAAGAAGCGCGCGAAGTGTTTGAGGTGCGCCGCATGATCGAGCCCACGCTCATCGAATGTTTTATTGCGAGCGCCACGGCGGACGACATTACCACCCTCACCCAGTGCATCAATGACGAAGAGGCCGCGCGCGCCATTGGCGATATGCGCCGTGCCATCCGACTCTCGGGGGACTTTCACCTGCACATTGCCAACGCCTCGGACCACCAGACGCTGGGGCGCATCTTGCGGGAGCTGGTGTCACGCACCTCGTTGATTTTGATGACCTACAGCGACAACCATGTGCAGTCCAAAGCAGAGGCCACCTCGTGCGGCTGCCAGGAACACCGCGCCCTGCTCGACGCCATTCGCTTGCGCGACCCGCGCGAAGGTGCCCGCCTGATGCGTGAGCACCTTGCCTTGCTGGAGCAACAGCTGCAGTTCAAAGAGACGGTCGAGGACGCACCGGATCTGCTCTCTCTGTTTGGCGGCACCGGCGCTACGGGTACCTGA
- a CDS encoding DUF2788 domain-containing protein: MLGFSEEQIATFGLTFGVGAFILYMLFIIAQLAWESKAGKFGTFVLFLGLAFGMVGFIAKFLIQWFLTSAL, from the coding sequence ATGCTGGGTTTTTCTGAAGAACAAATCGCCACTTTTGGACTCACGTTCGGAGTCGGCGCCTTTATTCTCTACATGCTGTTCATCATTGCTCAGCTGGCTTGGGAGTCAAAAGCCGGAAAGTTTGGCACCTTTGTCCTGTTCTTGGGGCTTGCCTTCGGCATGGTGGGTTTTATCGCCAAATTCCTGATTCAGTGGTTTCTTACTTCCGCACTGTGA
- a CDS encoding YgaP family membrane protein, with product MRTNTGNGDRLLRIWVGAVLIGLAATDIIGPWGWIGVLPVLTGFIGWCPAYAALGINTCPAKN from the coding sequence ATGCGTACCAACACCGGCAACGGGGATCGGCTTCTCCGCATTTGGGTGGGCGCCGTGCTGATCGGGCTGGCCGCCACCGACATCATTGGCCCTTGGGGGTGGATCGGCGTCCTGCCAGTGCTCACCGGTTTCATCGGCTGGTGCCCCGCCTACGCCGCGCTGGGCATCAATACCTGCCCTGCTAAAAACTGA